The genomic region GTCGCCACCACCAGGCCCTGCTCGGCCAGCCGTGTGAGCGCCTCCCGGATGACCGACAGGCTGGCGCCGAACCGCTCGGCGAGCGGGAGCGACTTGAGCCGGTCGCCCGGCCCGAACGGCCCGTGGAGGTCGAGCAGCTCGCGACGCAGCTCGTCGTAGACCTGCTCCGTGCGCGTGCTCGCCCGTCGCTCGGCTGCGCCTCGCCCTGGGGTCACGCCGGTCACTGTACCGACAATTCGTACCTTTTGCCGATATTCAACAGAAGTTGCCGCATCACGTCGCACAGGGCGGCAGCGGCGCCGGCGGTGTACCGCTCGGCGCGCCAGGCGACGTGGCGGTCGGGGCGAACCAGCACCGCCCCAGAGCTGGCCACCTCTCGCAGGTCGGCCCAGTCGCCGTAGCAGTCGCGCAGGCCGTCGCGGGTGCCGATGTGGTGGACGTCGACCGCGACGCCGCTGACGTCGGTGGCGCGCCGAGCGGCGGCGGTCCAGCCCTCCCCTCCGATCCCCGTGATGAGGCTGAAGTGGGTGGCGGCGACCAGGTCCAGGGTGGAGATCCGCCGGCCATGCCCGTCCAGCCAGGCGTGGGGGAGGTGGGCGCCGGGCCAGGTGGTGGGCTGGTAGTAGAGCTGCGGATCACGGACGGCGGCGGGTTCGGGGGTGCCGTCCAGCACGATGGCCCACGAGCGGTAGCGGTAGCCGAGCTCGACCCCATGGGCGTTGAACTGGTAGTTCATCAGCGCCAGCGCCTCGCGCAGAGCGGCTCGGCGCCGGTCGCCGGCCGGCCCCGGTTGATAGAGCCCGTCGAGCGCCGCCCAGCCGTCGGCCTCGGACTGGTCGGGCACGAAGCCGAGCGCCTCCTTGACCGCCGCCATCTCGCCGGCGCTCTGCATGGCGCGGTCCACCACCTGGCGTCCGACCGGCTGGCGTTCACTGCTGTAGCTGTCGAGCAACGCGGGACCGGCCTGACCCCGCAGCACCATTGCGAGCTTCCAGGCGAGGTTGAAGGCGTCGGCGATGGACGTGTTCAACCCGAGTCCGTTGGTGGGTGGGTGCCTGTGGACCGCATCGCCGATGGCGAGCACGCGCCCGTCGTGGTAGCGGCCCGCCACCTGATGGTTGATCGTCCAGGTGGAGAAGCCCTTGATGACCGGCGTGATCGTGGGGTCGCCGACGATCTGGCGGATCCGCTCGACGGCGAACGCGTCGCTGTGCGGGATGGTCTCGGTGGCGGGGTCGTAGGAGCAGACCATCACGAACTCGTCCCACGGTCGATGGCAGATGAGCGTGCCGGCGCCGGTCAGGAACGGCGTGCCGGGTGCGGCGTGCCAGTAGAGGACCCCGGGCCGGTGGGCCAGGTACCGTGACAGGTCGGCCTCGAACCACACGTTGACGGCGGTGGCCAGCCCGGATTCGCCCTCGAGCGGGAGTGCCGCCTGTTCCACGACGCGGCTCCGCCCCCCGTCGGCTCCGATCAGGTAGTCGCAGCGGACGTCACAGGTGGCGTCCGACGCACGGTCGCGCACCGTCGCCGTGACGCCGTCCGCGTCCTGGGCGAAGGAGAGGAATTCGTGTCCGAACCGGATGTCGGCCTCGGGCCGCTCGCGGGCCGCCTCGAGCAGCACCGGCTCCAGCACCGTCTGCGGGCAGTTGACCATCGGGCACGGGCTCGCCCTGCGGTAGTCGGCCGCCCGGTCCGGGCTGCTGCCCCATGCGTGCAGCCTGGCGACCTCCTGGCCCGCGAGGCTCGTGTGCCACACGTTGTTGGCCATCAGCTCGTTCGGGGTGGCGACGGCGCGCAGCCGTTCCTCGAGCCCCATGTGCCGGAAGATCTCCACCGTGCGCTGGTTGACGATGTGGGCTCGAGGGGTGTGCGCGGTGTCCGGGTGCTTCTCGACCAGGAGGTGGCGCACTCCCTGGCCGGACAGCAGGTTGGAGGCGGCCAGCCCGGCGGGGCCCGCTCCGACGATCAGCACGGGGACCTCGATGTCGGCCATCACCACTCCTTCATCCGCCGGCACCGGGAGGAGCTGGATCCCCCGAGGAGGCTTGCCGCGACATTATTTCGATATTATATTCCAGTATCGATGAACAGACCAGCCCCCGGCCCCGCCTCTGGAGCTACGCGATGAGCCTGCATCGGTTGACCTCGATCACCGTCGGTGTCCCCAACGTGGAGGGGACGGCGGCGTACTACGCGGACTTCGGTCTCCGGCGAACCGGGACGTCCCCGGGAGGAGCGGTGCGGTTCGCGACCCGCGACGGCGGCGAGCAGCTGGAGATCGTCCCCGCACCCCGTCGCGGGCTGGTGCGCATCGGCGTCGGCGCCCATGACCGGGACGACATCGCCCGGCTGCGGGCCGGCCTCGACCGGCTGGACGTCATCGGTGAGGGCACCGACGACGCGCTGTGGGCGGTGGACCCGGGCTCCGGCCTGGAGGTCACCGTCGCCGTCGCCCCGGAGATCACCGAGCAGCCGGCGGCGCCGGAGCCGACCAACGGGCCGGGCCGGGCCGACCGCCCCAACGGACGCGCGCAGGCGGTCGAGCGGGAGGGCCCGGTGCAGCCCCGCAAGCTCGGACACGTGGTCATCGGTTCGGCCGACCGCCCCACCACCCAGCGGTTCTTCGTCGAGGGACTGGGGTTCAAGATCAGTGACGAGGTCCCCGGGCTGGCCAGCTTCATGCGCTGCTCGACCGACCATCACAACCTGCTGGTGCAGCAGGCACCGCTGAACTTCCTGCACCACACCGCCTGGGAGGTCGACGACGTCGACGAGGTCGGCCGGGGTGCCACGAAGATGCTCGAGGGCCATCCCGAGCGCCACGTCTGGGGACTGGGCCGCCACCACATCGGCTCGAACTTCTTCTGGTACCTGCGTGATCCGGCCGGAAACTTCAGCGAGTACTACAGCGACCTGGACTGCATCGTGTCCGACGCGCTGTGGAAGCCGTCGGTCGTCGAGGGCGCGCGCGGGCTGTACAACTGGGGGCCGCCGCCCCCGCCCTCCTTCATCCAGCCCGAGGATCTCGCCGAGCTGATGACCGCCTCGCACGGTCGCGGGTGACGCCATGCGTGTCGCCAGGGTATCTGGACGGTTGTCCCTCCTCGTGGAGGGCGGAGCGGTGGACGTCGAGACGGCCAGCCGTGGCCGGTTCCCCAGCGATCCCGACGATGTGATGGCGCGATGGGACGAGCTGAGCGACTGGGCCGCGAGGTACGGAGGCGGGGACGTGGCGCCCTACACGCCGGCCGACGTGGGCGCCCCGCTGTTGCGCCCGGCCCAGGTCTTCGGCATCGGCCTGAACTACCGGGACCACGCCGCCGAGTCCGGCGTCGACGTGCCGCTCGCACCGGCGGTGTTCACCAAGTTCCGGACGTGTCTGACCGGGCCATACGACGCCGTGCTGCTCCCCAGCGGCAGGGTGGACTGGGAGGTCGAGCTGGTCGTGGTCGTCGGCCGGCGGGCGGAGAACGTCGCCAGGGAGCACGCCTGGTCCCACGTGGCGGGTGTGACCGTCGGACAGGACCTGTCGGAGCGGACGGTGCAGCTGGCCGGCCCCGTGCCCCAGTTCTCGCTGGGCAAGTCCTTCCCCGGGTTCGGCCCGATCGGGCCGGCGATCGTGACCCCGGACGAGCTCGCCGATCCCGACGATCTGGAGCTCGCCTGTCGCCTCGATGGCGAGGTGCTCCAGACGGGTCGCACCCGTGACATGGTGTTCTCGGTGCCCGAGCTGGTGGCCCGGCTCTCCGCCGTCTGCCCGCTGCTGCCGGGCGACCTGATCTTCACCGGCACGCCGCCCGGGGTCGGCATGGCCCGCACCCCGCCCCGGTTCCTGAGCGGCGGCACGACGCTGGTCAGCACCATCGAGGGCGTCGGCGAGCTGCGCAACCCTTTGGTGGCTGCATGAGGACCACGCGCCGCGCAGTGAGCTGTCTCATCCCGCCCCGGGAGTCCTTCGCCGCCGCGGCGGGCCACGCCGAGCTCGCCGAGGAGCTGGGCTACGACTCGGTCAACTGCACCCACATCGCGGCGCGCGACTCCTTCACCGTGCTGGCCGCACTCGCGATGCGCACCGAACGGATCTCCCTCGGCACCGCGGTGGCCCCGATCTACCATCGTTCGCCGGCCTCCATGGCCCAGACGGCGGCAACCCTCGACGACATGTCCGCCGGCCGGTTCCGCCTCGGGCTTGGCGTCGGGCACCGGGTCACCATGGGTGGCTGGCACGGCCAGGAGATCGGACCACCCGTCGCCGAGATGCGCGAGTACCTGGCCATCGTCCGTGCCATCCTCGCCGGCGACCCGCCGCCGGAGGGCCGGCGCTGGCGCTCCACCTTTGCCTTCAACGGGCTCACCCCCCGCGCCGACCTTCCCATCTATCTGGCCGGGCTGTCCCCGGCGATGCTTCGACTCGCCGGTGAGCTGGCCGACGGTGTGATCCTGTGGGCCTGTCCGCACGAGTACGTGCGCACCGTGGTCGTCCCCGAGGTCAGCCGGGGCCGGCGCGAGGCGGGCAGGGATCTCGACGGCTTCACGATCATGGCCGCGGTGCCGGCGGCGGTCGGCGGCGACCGCGGCCGCGTGCTCGACGGGGTCCGCAGCGAGCTGCACCGCTACTTCAGCCTGCCCTTCTACCGCGCCATGTTCGACGCCGCGGGGTTCGGTGCGAACCTCGCCGCCTATGACGCCGCCGCGCCCGATGTGCAGGCGCAGAAGCAGGCGATCAGCGAGGAGTTCGTCGAAGCGCTCTGCGCGCTCGGCGACGAGCGCGACGTCCGAGCCGGCATCGAGCGCTACCGGGCGGCCGGCGCCACCGATCCGCTCGTGTCCGCCGTCTCCGGCAGCGACTTCACCGCCACGCTGCGCGCCGCCGCGAACTGATTCCTCACGTTGCAGGCTGCCGATCCCGTGCAGACACGGTGGCGACGGCGCGCGCGCAATCTCATCGACACAAGGCTCGGCGATGCTGTCGCTGAGCGCGCCGACCCCGTTCCGCCGGGGTGGACCCAGGGCGGCAACCTTCAGGGGCCGCCTTCCCCGCGGGTGCGACGCTTGTGCCGCGCGACTCGGACACGGTTCCCGCACAGGTGAGGCGCGCACCAGCGGCGCCGTGGATTCGTCGCCACGAACAGCAGGGTGCAGCCTGGCCCGTCGCACCGGCGCAGCTTCTCGCGAGCGGGGCCTCCGAGCAGCTCGATTCCCGATCGAGCGATCGCCGACAGGACTGCGGCCCCGGGGCCGCCGCCTCCGCGGCGCTCGGGGCGTGCGCGGGTCCGCGGTCCGCCCGCGGCGGTCCACTCGAGGTCGAGGTAGCGTGCGCCCGCGCGGCTGGCGGCGCTCACCGTCCTGAGCGGCACTCGGAAGGGCGCCCTTCCGTCCAGGGCTGCGTCGAAGAGCGCACGCAACGCCTCCCGCAGCGCAACCAGGGACGTCACGGCGGGCGCCCGGCGGGCATCCGCGGGGAGCCGGTCCGCCTCAATCCGGAGCCACTCCACGACCCGCTCGGGTGTTGCGATGAGGTCGCCACCCACGCCCGGCGGGACCAGCGTGTTGACGAGATCGATCGCAATCGGCTCTCCGAGGAGGAGAAACGTCGGGTGGCGTTTCTGGCGAGCGGCCGAACCAGCCCCGCCTGCAGCGCCGCGGGCAGCACCGCGCTCGGCGGCGGCCGCCAGTGCGTCGACGCCGCCGTAGGTCGCGACCAGCTCGAGGAGACGCGGCACGTCGGCGCCGTCCACTCCGAGCGGGGAGGCGGTCATGCATGTGGATGGTAATGCGCGAGAGCGTTACTATGGGGCTCCCGATGTCCACGGTGCCGGCGGTGACACCCGCCACCCCATTCGATCAGCAGGAGGTTGGGCCCATGGTGAACGTCGCCCTGTTCGTGCGCCTCGAGGCGAAGCCCGGCAAGGAGGCCGAGGTGGAGAGCTTCCTCCGGGGAGGCCTGTCTCTGGTCGAGGCTGAGCCGGCCACCACCACCTGGTACGGGATCCGTCTCGGGCCCTCCACCTTTGGCATCTTCGACACGTTTCCGGACGACGCCGGTCGCCAGGCGCACCTCTCCGGTGCGGTCGCCAAGGCGCTGATGGAGAACGCCCCGGGACTGCTCGCCGAGGAGCCATCCATCCAGATGGTCGACGTGCTCGCGGCCAAGCTGCCGGGATCCTGAGCCCGCCCGTCGGCCCGGCCTCAGGAGCAGGAGGGTGGTAGCCTGACGCGTCCGGATCAGCGGGGGACTCGGCGTGTTGCTCGGTCGGCGCAGCGAGCGCGAGGTCCTCGGCCGGCTGGTTCTGGCCGCGCGTGGCGGCGAGGGCGGGGCGATCGTGGTGCATGGAGAGCCCGGCATCGGGAAGACGGCCCTCATCGAGGCCGCAGTCTCATCCGCGCAGGGGTTCCAGGTCGTCCGCACCGTCGGCAACGAGGCGGAGATGGAGCTGCCGTTCGCGGCACTGCACCAGCTCTGCCGGCCGGGGCTCGACAACCTGGAACGGCTCGCGGGGCCGCAGCGCGACGCCCTGCGTGTCGCCTTCGGGCTCAGCGCCGGGGATCCGCCCGACCGCCTGCTGGTGGGCCTGGCGGTGCTCAGTCTCCTCGCCGAGCTGGCCGCCCGGCAGCCCGTCCTCTGTGTCGTCGACGACGCCCAGTGGCTCGACACATCGTCCGCGCAGGCTGTTGCGTTCGTGGCGCGTCGGGTGGCGAGCGACGCGGCAGCGTTCGTGTTCGGGACGCGCCGGCTCACCGACGAGCTCACCGGCCTGCCAGAGCTGGTGGTCGCGGGACTGGGCGAGCGTGACGCGCGGGCGTTGCTGGATTCGGTGCTGCCCGACCGCGTCGATGAACGTGTCCTCGAGCGGATCCTCGCCGAGACGCACGGCAATCCGCTCGCGCTGCTCGAGCTGCCACGGGGCCTGACCCCGTCGCAGCTCGCGGGGGGGTTCGGCCTCCCGGGATCACTGCCGCTGGCGGGTCGGATCGAGGAGAGCTTCCGGCGGCGACTTGCCGGGCTCCCGTCGCCGTCCCGGCGCCTGTTGCTGCTCGCAGCCGCCGAACCGACCGGTGACCCGGTGCTGATCTGGCGCGCGGCCGAGCTGTTGGGCATCCCCGAGTCGGCGGCCGACGCGGTCGAGGCCGAGGGCCTGATGGACCTCCGCGCCGCCGTGGTCTTCCGCCACCCGCTGGTCCGCTCCGCCGTGTATGGCGCGGCCTCCCCGGGGGCTCGGCGGGAGGCGCACCACGCGCTCGCGGAGGCCACCGATCCCGCGGTCGACCCCGACCGGCGTGCGTGGCACCGCGCGCAGGCGACGTCGCGCCCCGAGGAGGACGTGGCCGTGGAGCTGGAACTCTCGGCGGGTCGAGCCCAGGCGCGGGGCGGGTTCGCGGCGGCGGCTGCGTTCATGGAACGGTCGGCCACGTTGACGGCCGATCCCGCCCGGAGGGCGCGCCGGGCGCTCGTGGCTGCCGAGGCAAAGCGTCAGGCCGGTGCCCTCGATGCCGCCCTGGGGCTGGCGGCCACGGCGGAGCGAGGACCGCTGGACGACTTCCAGCGTGCCCAGCTGGACGTGCTCCGAGCCCAGATCTCGTTCGCGACGCAGCGGGGGAGCGACGCCCCGCCTCTGCTGCTGAAGGCTGCCAACCGGCTGGAAGGCCTCGACGTGCGGCGGTCGCGCGAGACCTACCTCGATGCACTGACAGCGGCGATGTTCGCAGGCCGGCTGGCGAAGGGCCCCGACGCACGCGCCGTCGCCAGGGCGGCGCGCGCAGCGCCGCGGCCTGCCGACCCTCCCCGCGCGTCGGACCTGCTGCTCGACGGCCTCGCGCTCCTCATCACCGATGGATACGCAGCAGGGACACCGGTCATGCGGCAGGCGCTGGACGCGTTTCGCGGCGGCTCCGCCGCCGTGGACGAGCGGTTGCGCTGGTCGTGGTTGGCCGGGCGAGCCGCCGGATTCATCTGGGACCATGACAACTGGGACGTGCTCACCGCCGACCAGATCCAGGTCGCGCGCGATGCAGGCGCGCTCTCGGTCCTGCCGCTGGCCCTGAGCACCCGCGCCGGCGCGCACATCTTCGCGGGCGAGCTCTCGGCGGCCGCGTCGCTGGTCGAACAGAGCAGGGCCGTCGCCGATGCCGTCGACAACCGCACCGTCCCCTACGCAGCGGTGGTCGTCGCCGCCTTCCGCGGGCGCGAGGACGACGCCCGTCCGCTCATCGACGCCGGCGTCGAGGATTTCGTCGCCAGAGGAGAGGGCATGGCGCTCAGCATGGCGCGCTGGGCCACCGCCGCGCTGTGCAACGGGCTCGCCCTCTACGACGAGGCATTCGGTGCTGCTCGGCAGGCGCTCGAGGACCCCGATGAGGTCTGGTACTCGCCGTGGGCCACGGTCGAGCTCATCGAGGCGGCGAGCCGCACCGGACATACCGTGGCCGCGGCGACCGCACTGAAACGCCTGGGCCAGGGCACGGACGCGAGCGGGACGGACTGGGGCCGTGCGGTCGAGGCGCGATGCCGGGCCCTCGTCGGCGAGGGTGAGGTGGCCGAAACCCTGTACCGCGAGGCGATCGAGCGGCTCGCGCCCACGGCGATGCGGCTCGACCTGGCACGCACCCATCTCGTCTATGGGGAGTGGCTGCGGCGCGAGCGCCGGCACGTCGATGCGCGCGAGCAGCTGCGCGCCGCCGACGAGCTCTTCACCGGGTTCGGGATGGAGGGGTTCGCCGAGCGTGCGCGCGTCGAACTGCGCGCCACCGGAGGGAGCGCTCGCAAGCGGACCCCGGAGACCAGCGACGACCTCACGCCACAGGAGGCACAGATCTCACGGCTCGTCGCTCAGGGGGCGACCAACCAGGAGATCGCCGCCCAGCTGTTCATCAGCCCGAGCACCGTCGAATATCACCTCTACAAGGTGTTCCGCAAGCTCGGCGTCAAGTCCCGAACCCAACTTGCAACTCGCGTCCACGCATCGAGGGCCTTCACGGGAAGTCCATAGTCGACACCTGCCGACCCGCAGGACTATGGGTTTCCCGGATGCCAGCCCGGCCTCAGCCCTCCGACTATGTCCACAGGGACAAAGCGCGAGAGGACATGGCAGTGGACAACGAGCAGATCATCCGGAAGGCCTACAAGTACGCGGAGGACTACGACGTCCCTGGCTGGGTCGCCTCCTTCGCGGAGGGTGGGACGTTCACAGACGAATCCACGGGCATCGTCTACCGTGGCCCGGACGAGTTGGGGATCCTGGTCGAGGTCTACAAGACGGCCTTCTCGGACATGCATCGGGAGCTGTACCGCTTCTATACGACCGGTGACATCGTGGTCGTGCAGCTCGCCCTGCAGGGGACCCACGACGGTCCGCTGAAGCTGCCCCAGGGAACCATCTCGCCCACCGGCAGGCGGATGGACGCGCCCTGCGCCGACGTCTTCGAGGTGGTGGACGGCAGGATCAAGCGTTTCGACTGCTACCCGTCTGGGACGGTCATCCTCACGCAACTCGGCGTGCTCGGCGATCTCGCCGCCGCCCTGGTGCGCTGAGAAGGAGGGATATCCGTGGGCGACACCCCGGCGTACTTCGACAACTATGAGAACTTCGCGATCACGCGATCTTCGAGCGGTGTTCTCACGGTGCGATTCCACACCCAGGGCGGGGAGCACACATTCAACGGGACCACCCACCACGACTTTCCACGGCTCATCGAGGACATCGGCTACGACCGGGACAACAAGGTGCTCGTGCTGACCGGCACCGGAAGCACCTTCATCGACAGCATCGACGGCCCCAGCCTCGGCGACATCACCAAGCCGTGGAACGCAGACGTCATGTACGTCGAGGGCCGGCGCGGTCTCCAGCGGTTGGTCGACCTCGAGATCCCGATCGTCGCCGCCGTGAACGGCCCCGTCTCGGTCCACAGCGAGTACGCCCTCCTGGCCGACGTGGTCGTCGCCAGCGACACCGCCGTCTTCTCCGACGTCCCCCATCTCGCCTTCGGCATCGCCCCCGGAGACGGGCTCTTCGTCGTCTGGGAGGAGGTCCTCGGGCTGAACCGGGCCCGCCACCTCGAGATCACCAGCGGCTCGTTCACGGCCCAGGAGGCGCTCACCTGGGGGGCCGTCGCCGAGGTCGTACCTCAGTCGGAGGTGCT from Candidatus Dormiibacterota bacterium harbors:
- a CDS encoding FAD-dependent monooxygenase encodes the protein MADIEVPVLIVGAGPAGLAASNLLSGQGVRHLLVEKHPDTAHTPRAHIVNQRTVEIFRHMGLEERLRAVATPNELMANNVWHTSLAGQEVARLHAWGSSPDRAADYRRASPCPMVNCPQTVLEPVLLEAARERPEADIRFGHEFLSFAQDADGVTATVRDRASDATCDVRCDYLIGADGGRSRVVEQAALPLEGESGLATAVNVWFEADLSRYLAHRPGVLYWHAAPGTPFLTGAGTLICHRPWDEFVMVCSYDPATETIPHSDAFAVERIRQIVGDPTITPVIKGFSTWTINHQVAGRYHDGRVLAIGDAVHRHPPTNGLGLNTSIADAFNLAWKLAMVLRGQAGPALLDSYSSERQPVGRQVVDRAMQSAGEMAAVKEALGFVPDQSEADGWAALDGLYQPGPAGDRRRAALREALALMNYQFNAHGVELGYRYRSWAIVLDGTPEPAAVRDPQLYYQPTTWPGAHLPHAWLDGHGRRISTLDLVAATHFSLITGIGGEGWTAAARRATDVSGVAVDVHHIGTRDGLRDCYGDWADLREVASSGAVLVRPDRHVAWRAERYTAGAAAALCDVMRQLLLNIGKRYELSVQ
- a CDS encoding VOC family protein, translating into MSLHRLTSITVGVPNVEGTAAYYADFGLRRTGTSPGGAVRFATRDGGEQLEIVPAPRRGLVRIGVGAHDRDDIARLRAGLDRLDVIGEGTDDALWAVDPGSGLEVTVAVAPEITEQPAAPEPTNGPGRADRPNGRAQAVEREGPVQPRKLGHVVIGSADRPTTQRFFVEGLGFKISDEVPGLASFMRCSTDHHNLLVQQAPLNFLHHTAWEVDDVDEVGRGATKMLEGHPERHVWGLGRHHIGSNFFWYLRDPAGNFSEYYSDLDCIVSDALWKPSVVEGARGLYNWGPPPPPSFIQPEDLAELMTASHGRG
- a CDS encoding fumarylacetoacetate hydrolase family protein, with amino-acid sequence MRVARVSGRLSLLVEGGAVDVETASRGRFPSDPDDVMARWDELSDWAARYGGGDVAPYTPADVGAPLLRPAQVFGIGLNYRDHAAESGVDVPLAPAVFTKFRTCLTGPYDAVLLPSGRVDWEVELVVVVGRRAENVAREHAWSHVAGVTVGQDLSERTVQLAGPVPQFSLGKSFPGFGPIGPAIVTPDELADPDDLELACRLDGEVLQTGRTRDMVFSVPELVARLSAVCPLLPGDLIFTGTPPGVGMARTPPRFLSGGTTLVSTIEGVGELRNPLVAA
- a CDS encoding LLM class flavin-dependent oxidoreductase codes for the protein MSCLIPPRESFAAAAGHAELAEELGYDSVNCTHIAARDSFTVLAALAMRTERISLGTAVAPIYHRSPASMAQTAATLDDMSAGRFRLGLGVGHRVTMGGWHGQEIGPPVAEMREYLAIVRAILAGDPPPEGRRWRSTFAFNGLTPRADLPIYLAGLSPAMLRLAGELADGVILWACPHEYVRTVVVPEVSRGRREAGRDLDGFTIMAAVPAAVGGDRGRVLDGVRSELHRYFSLPFYRAMFDAAGFGANLAAYDAAAPDVQAQKQAISEEFVEALCALGDERDVRAGIERYRAAGATDPLVSAVSGSDFTATLRAAAN
- a CDS encoding ABATE domain-containing protein, with the protein product MTASPLGVDGADVPRLLELVATYGGVDALAAAAERGAARGAAGGAGSAARQKRHPTFLLLGEPIAIDLVNTLVPPGVGGDLIATPERVVEWLRIEADRLPADARRAPAVTSLVALREALRALFDAALDGRAPFRVPLRTVSAASRAGARYLDLEWTAAGGPRTRARPERRGGGGPGAAVLSAIARSGIELLGGPAREKLRRCDGPGCTLLFVATNPRRRWCAPHLCGNRVRVARHKRRTRGEGGP
- a CDS encoding antibiotic biosynthesis monooxygenase, coding for MVNVALFVRLEAKPGKEAEVESFLRGGLSLVEAEPATTTWYGIRLGPSTFGIFDTFPDDAGRQAHLSGAVAKALMENAPGLLAEEPSIQMVDVLAAKLPGS
- a CDS encoding LuxR C-terminal-related transcriptional regulator, which translates into the protein MLLGRRSEREVLGRLVLAARGGEGGAIVVHGEPGIGKTALIEAAVSSAQGFQVVRTVGNEAEMELPFAALHQLCRPGLDNLERLAGPQRDALRVAFGLSAGDPPDRLLVGLAVLSLLAELAARQPVLCVVDDAQWLDTSSAQAVAFVARRVASDAAAFVFGTRRLTDELTGLPELVVAGLGERDARALLDSVLPDRVDERVLERILAETHGNPLALLELPRGLTPSQLAGGFGLPGSLPLAGRIEESFRRRLAGLPSPSRRLLLLAAAEPTGDPVLIWRAAELLGIPESAADAVEAEGLMDLRAAVVFRHPLVRSAVYGAASPGARREAHHALAEATDPAVDPDRRAWHRAQATSRPEEDVAVELELSAGRAQARGGFAAAAAFMERSATLTADPARRARRALVAAEAKRQAGALDAALGLAATAERGPLDDFQRAQLDVLRAQISFATQRGSDAPPLLLKAANRLEGLDVRRSRETYLDALTAAMFAGRLAKGPDARAVARAARAAPRPADPPRASDLLLDGLALLITDGYAAGTPVMRQALDAFRGGSAAVDERLRWSWLAGRAAGFIWDHDNWDVLTADQIQVARDAGALSVLPLALSTRAGAHIFAGELSAAASLVEQSRAVADAVDNRTVPYAAVVVAAFRGREDDARPLIDAGVEDFVARGEGMALSMARWATAALCNGLALYDEAFGAARQALEDPDEVWYSPWATVELIEAASRTGHTVAAATALKRLGQGTDASGTDWGRAVEARCRALVGEGEVAETLYREAIERLAPTAMRLDLARTHLVYGEWLRRERRHVDAREQLRAADELFTGFGMEGFAERARVELRATGGSARKRTPETSDDLTPQEAQISRLVAQGATNQEIAAQLFISPSTVEYHLYKVFRKLGVKSRTQLATRVHASRAFTGSP
- a CDS encoding nuclear transport factor 2 family protein, whose protein sequence is MAVDNEQIIRKAYKYAEDYDVPGWVASFAEGGTFTDESTGIVYRGPDELGILVEVYKTAFSDMHRELYRFYTTGDIVVVQLALQGTHDGPLKLPQGTISPTGRRMDAPCADVFEVVDGRIKRFDCYPSGTVILTQLGVLGDLAAALVR
- a CDS encoding enoyl-CoA hydratase/isomerase family protein encodes the protein MGDTPAYFDNYENFAITRSSSGVLTVRFHTQGGEHTFNGTTHHDFPRLIEDIGYDRDNKVLVLTGTGSTFIDSIDGPSLGDITKPWNADVMYVEGRRGLQRLVDLEIPIVAAVNGPVSVHSEYALLADVVVASDTAVFSDVPHLAFGIAPGDGLFVVWEEVLGLNRARHLEITSGSFTAQEALTWGAVAEVVPQSEVLSRAHALAEQMTARPQLTNRYMAVVFRQRISRRLAEGTALGMALECLTAANLAYAGQG